In Sebaldella termitidis ATCC 33386, one DNA window encodes the following:
- a CDS encoding helix-turn-helix transcriptional regulator, with protein MKTDRILNILYYLNRYKKVSAKRLAEEFEVSQRTIYRDLDILENMGIPIERKMGFEGGISIIENFKLENINFSKSELTRIISILNNYYYKDSKTKLLIEKFKNIISDKEMEEQRKLDYFKIEEGYLMHKREKENISSIKKAIESKNIIEVKYINSDNVISERQLEPYIISIKGNSVYLFANCLLRKELRIFRVSRILEIKITNEKFTEDPDISEKIYSQKGFFSDYIHNEIILKYKKNFFEIAKFFLDNYEVLDIKKSREKYNITSIENYVIIKLNWRIDKWFLEFILSLGDNVEVLEPEELRNEIIQRIKNMYNMYNGKDE; from the coding sequence ATGAAAACAGACAGGATCTTAAATATACTATACTATCTGAATAGATATAAAAAAGTAAGCGCCAAAAGACTGGCCGAGGAATTTGAAGTATCGCAGAGAACAATATACCGTGATCTTGATATTTTGGAAAATATGGGGATACCTATAGAGAGAAAAATGGGATTTGAAGGCGGTATAAGTATAATAGAAAATTTTAAGCTGGAAAATATAAATTTTTCAAAGTCTGAACTGACAAGAATAATATCTATATTAAATAATTACTATTATAAGGACAGTAAAACAAAGCTGCTTATAGAAAAATTCAAAAACATAATTTCTGACAAAGAGATGGAAGAACAGAGAAAACTTGACTATTTTAAGATAGAAGAAGGCTATCTTATGCATAAAAGAGAAAAGGAAAATATATCCTCAATAAAAAAAGCGATTGAAAGCAAAAATATTATAGAGGTAAAGTATATAAACAGTGATAATGTGATAAGCGAGAGACAGCTCGAGCCGTATATTATTTCTATAAAAGGTAATTCGGTTTATCTTTTTGCCAATTGTCTTCTCAGGAAGGAACTGAGGATATTCAGGGTATCAAGAATACTTGAAATAAAAATTACAAATGAAAAGTTTACAGAAGATCCGGATATTTCAGAAAAAATATATTCGCAAAAAGGATTTTTCAGTGATTATATACATAATGAAATAATATTAAAGTATAAGAAAAATTTTTTTGAGATAGCTAAATTTTTTCTGGATAATTATGAAGTATTGGATATAAAGAAAAGCAGGGAAAAGTACAATATTACATCTATAGAAAACTATGTTATAATAAAGCTGAACTGGAGAATAGATAAATGGTTTCTTGAGTTCATACTGAGCCTTGGTGATAATGTGGAAGTGCTGGAACCGGAAGAATTAAGGAATGAAATAATACAGAGAATAAAAAACATGTATAACATGTATAATGGAAAGGATGAATAA
- a CDS encoding precorrin-2 dehydrogenase/sirohydrochlorin ferrochelatase family protein: MFFPVCIDIENKKCLVIGGGKIAYKKIKTLSRYNSDITVIAEEIKEEKIREIGNIDIREKRFSDENLREYMLVVAATDDKELNEEIAEFCIKNNILVNNVTSKNKMNVRFGAILEDEDYQILVSSHGKNCKNSKKLRDEIKNIIK; the protein is encoded by the coding sequence ATGTTTTTTCCTGTATGTATAGATATTGAGAATAAAAAGTGTCTTGTAATAGGCGGAGGAAAGATTGCTTATAAAAAGATAAAAACACTGTCCAGATATAATTCTGACATTACAGTAATAGCTGAGGAAATAAAAGAAGAAAAGATAAGGGAAATAGGGAATATCGATATAAGAGAAAAGAGATTTTCCGATGAGAATTTACGGGAATATATGCTGGTAGTAGCAGCAACAGACGATAAAGAGCTGAATGAAGAAATAGCAGAATTTTGTATAAAGAATAATATTCTGGTAAATAATGTGACATCCAAAAATAAAATGAATGTACGTTTTGGAGCAATATTGGAAGATGAAGATTATCAAATACTGGTATCAAGTCATGGTAAAAATTGTAAGAATTCAAAAAAACTAAGAGATGAAATTAAAAATATAATAAAATAG
- a CDS encoding DUF2207 domain-containing protein, with protein sequence MKRRLLLLLACVFLLIFAAAASEGAESGKAVEKEHNYTEEEYKRIYSYREHIKNMTVNAEINKDGTITINEEIDYFFSSGMKHGIYRIIPLSYPGGAKSDISVKMNYITRNGKQEKYKAVYEDGTVNFRIGNAKAYVTGMNKYVLNYTVFGAVTEKGGNRYEIDWNAVGQSWTCDILDSEVNISFEGNKKIFSKGTKLEIYTGAFNEKGKDYTYIMEPDIIRISAAKILEKNNGLSIFLNFETDEIHISTLKKLEGLIYKNELLALSVIFLLSFLIFMLLRLLTLKKDPEIDKASYGKIPNKLSPMFTAFLKNEKKMENIISIGVLSLISKKHLKLHPDISDDAFELLNSEEALTEEERLLKTTLERQKFSQREVETIFENKINDLLRESGLDLDEEKLNKLKKAAEKGESRKINKFSNIPEDYFYTFQNNLNKRLINKKMEMMVKDNFVYFFAILITGLIVFAEYKIGYMITKDHTGGIVIAVNFGIWTMIGLSMFVFGNPSKRSWVWGAAIGILLFAATQNVFLLGVWCLFGYAYSKYTNLKKRYTEYGVCINYELENIEASVNNYKSDVRNILSSEEMTGYIDKIYPYIAALDLTYGMEKLMESISLNSYISHDEINNNFRRRYRADTIRTHVIRSYSSAVSSHESSSGSGGSYSSGGHSSGGGHGGGGGGSW encoded by the coding sequence ATGAAGAGGAGATTACTTTTACTATTAGCGTGTGTATTTCTTCTTATATTTGCAGCAGCAGCATCTGAAGGAGCAGAAAGCGGCAAGGCAGTAGAAAAAGAACATAACTATACTGAGGAAGAATATAAAAGAATCTACAGTTACAGGGAACATATAAAAAATATGACTGTGAATGCAGAGATTAATAAAGACGGAACAATTACAATAAATGAAGAAATAGATTACTTTTTTTCTTCAGGTATGAAGCATGGAATATATAGAATTATTCCGCTTTCTTATCCCGGCGGAGCTAAAAGTGATATTTCGGTAAAGATGAACTATATAACAAGAAACGGTAAACAGGAAAAATATAAGGCAGTATATGAAGATGGAACGGTAAACTTCAGAATAGGCAATGCAAAAGCATATGTTACAGGTATGAACAAATATGTATTGAATTATACTGTATTTGGTGCAGTAACCGAAAAAGGTGGGAACAGATATGAAATAGACTGGAATGCTGTAGGACAAAGCTGGACATGTGACATATTAGACAGTGAAGTAAATATATCCTTTGAAGGCAATAAAAAAATATTTTCAAAAGGAACAAAACTAGAAATATATACCGGTGCCTTTAATGAAAAAGGAAAAGATTACACCTATATTATGGAGCCTGATATTATAAGAATATCAGCAGCAAAAATATTGGAGAAAAATAATGGTCTTTCGATTTTTTTAAATTTTGAGACAGATGAAATTCATATCAGTACTTTAAAAAAATTAGAAGGCCTTATCTATAAGAATGAATTATTGGCTCTTTCAGTAATATTTCTATTATCATTCCTGATATTTATGCTGTTGAGACTTTTGACTCTGAAAAAAGATCCGGAGATAGACAAAGCTTCGTATGGGAAGATACCTAATAAACTTTCTCCTATGTTTACAGCATTTTTGAAAAATGAAAAAAAAATGGAAAATATAATTAGTATAGGGGTATTGTCATTAATATCAAAGAAACATTTAAAGCTGCATCCTGATATAAGTGACGATGCATTTGAACTGCTGAATTCCGAAGAAGCACTCACAGAAGAAGAGCGTCTTTTGAAAACTACTCTGGAAAGGCAAAAATTTAGTCAGAGAGAAGTAGAAACTATATTTGAAAATAAGATAAATGACCTTTTGAGAGAAAGCGGACTTGATCTGGACGAGGAAAAGCTGAATAAATTAAAAAAAGCAGCGGAAAAGGGAGAAAGCAGAAAAATAAACAAATTTTCAAATATCCCGGAGGATTATTTTTATACTTTTCAAAATAATCTGAACAAAAGACTCATAAATAAAAAAATGGAAATGATGGTAAAGGATAATTTTGTTTATTTTTTTGCAATACTTATAACCGGTCTTATAGTGTTTGCCGAATATAAAATAGGATATATGATAACCAAGGATCATACAGGCGGTATTGTAATTGCAGTAAATTTCGGTATTTGGACAATGATCGGACTTTCAATGTTTGTTTTTGGAAATCCTTCAAAAAGATCATGGGTATGGGGAGCAGCTATAGGAATACTGCTTTTTGCTGCTACTCAAAATGTTTTTTTACTGGGTGTGTGGTGTTTATTTGGATATGCATACAGCAAATATACAAATTTGAAAAAACGTTATACGGAATACGGTGTCTGCATTAATTATGAGCTGGAGAATATAGAAGCTTCCGTGAATAATTATAAATCTGATGTAAGAAATATTCTGAGCTCAGAGGAAATGACAGGCTATATAGATAAAATTTATCCTTATATAGCAGCATTAGATCTGACATATGGTATGGAAAAGCTGATGGAAAGTATATCATTAAACAGTTATATTTCACATGATGAAATAAATAATAATTTTAGAAGAAGATACAGGGCTGATACAATAAGAACCCATGTAATAAGGTCATATTCAAGTGCTGTAAGCTCTCATGAATCCTCTTCCGGAAGCGGAGGCAGCTACTCCTCAGGAGGTCATTCCTCTGGCGGAGGACATGGCGGCGGAGGCGGCGGAAGCTGGTAA
- the yihA gene encoding ribosome biogenesis GTP-binding protein YihA/YsxC: protein MRIKKTDFIKSAVVINDYPETTEIEFAFIGRSNVGKSSLINSLTNRRNLARTSKTPGRTQLINFFDVNEDFYFVDLPGYGFAKVPEAVKKNWGKIIADYLNSDREKIVFLLLDIRRVPSAEDIEMLKWLEHYSINYYIIFTKTDKLSNNQKFKQLKEIKKKLEFDNKDVFFYSALKNTGREELEEFIFDEREKAGKTGLKRTLD, encoded by the coding sequence ATGAGAATAAAGAAGACAGATTTTATAAAATCAGCAGTCGTAATAAATGATTATCCGGAAACGACAGAAATAGAATTTGCATTTATAGGAAGGTCAAATGTGGGGAAATCATCTTTGATAAATTCACTTACTAACAGAAGAAACCTTGCAAGAACAAGTAAAACTCCCGGACGTACACAGCTTATAAATTTTTTTGACGTAAATGAAGATTTTTACTTTGTAGATCTTCCGGGATATGGATTTGCCAAGGTTCCGGAAGCTGTGAAGAAAAACTGGGGGAAAATAATAGCTGACTATCTGAACAGTGACAGAGAAAAAATAGTATTTCTGCTCCTTGATATAAGAAGAGTGCCTTCGGCTGAAGACATAGAAATGCTTAAGTGGCTGGAGCATTACAGCATTAATTACTATATAATATTTACCAAAACAGATAAGCTCTCAAATAATCAAAAATTTAAACAGCTTAAGGAAATAAAAAAGAAACTGGAATTTGATAATAAGGATGTTTTCTTCTATTCAGCCTTAAAAAATACAGGGCGTGAAGAACTGGAAGAATTTATTTTTGATGAGAGGGAAAAAGCAGGAAAAACAGGCTTGAAAAGAACTTTAGACTAG